From a region of the Budorcas taxicolor isolate Tak-1 chromosome 9, Takin1.1, whole genome shotgun sequence genome:
- the LOC128053225 gene encoding 60S acidic ribosomal protein P1-like yields MASVLELACIYSALILHNKEVMVMEGKINALIKAAGVNTGPSWPGLFAEALASVNTGDLTRKAEASGPEPAAGAPPEGGPAPSTPAAPGENKQAEAQKRI; encoded by the coding sequence ATGGCCTCCGTCTTGGAGCTTGCCTGCATCTACTCGGCCCTCATCCTGCACAACAAAGAGGTGATGGTCATGGAGGGCAAGATCAATGCCCTCATTAAAGCAGCCGGTGTAAACACTGGGCCTTCCTGGCCAGGCCTGTTTGCGGAGGCTTTGGCtagtgtcaacactggagacctCACTCGCAAGGCGGAGGCTAGTGGGCCTGAACCAGCAGCTGGTGCTCCACCAGAGGGAGGtcctgccccctccacccctgctGCCCCGGGTGAGAACAAGCAAGCAGAAGcccagaaaagaatctga